A genome region from Mercenaria mercenaria strain notata chromosome 11, MADL_Memer_1, whole genome shotgun sequence includes the following:
- the LOC123532356 gene encoding collagen alpha-5(VI) chain-like: MLINASLYLLPFNLVNVSTKLPAIGADVDVVRRVKRGGHYYCQSEATDPCQHGLCTTNDNGHDHYECICVEGWTSRNCDLIDVCTPYKEADIVFVLDTSLSGGNGTIGKQKEYVKNFMSKYRTGPPNNRYQFSLVTYSLQATVHFYLNTYNNDTDLQNAVDLVDDNCCGPSFTGNALSKVRQDVFLSYNGARDNTVVDRFVILLTDGLSSDPTDVMQEAIYLKANGVKIYTIGSGMSVLHEKLLEISSFKDHVFPMATEDSLHTLLKYTMFGCESCSTNVSDVAVLMDVSANIKPKEFDTQLKAAIHLLGINDVGLNATQFSYSTFTNTMHSIYSFDKYSERVDLIAEVSKKTKHVFSTNGDVANALGDLYQNGFSSSKGSRSEARQIVVLITSGQLGDMEQVKAEAKRLKDSGKIIITIGTGLSANMTNLLEISSDPAFTYIIGDDVYTDFDVLDSLKTTFVYDYCSNV, from the exons ATGCTGATTAACGCGTCCCTTTATTTGTTGCCTTTCAATTTAGTGAATGTTTCCACAAAACTGCCGGCCATAGGTGCTGATGTTGATGTTGTACGAAGAGTGAAACGCGGAGGCCACTACT ATTGCCAGTCG GAAGCAACTGATCCATGCCAACATGGGTTATGTACCACAAACGACAACGGTCACGATCATTATGAATGTATTTGTGTCGAAGGATGGACGAGTCGCAACTGTGATTTAATTG ATGTCTGCACACCATACAAGGAAGCCGATATAGTATTTGTCCTGGACACCTCTCTAAGTGGTGGTAACGGAACGATAGGCAAACAAAAGGAATACGTCAAAAACTTTATGTCCAAATACCGAACTGGACCACCAAACAACCGCTATCAATTTAGTCTTGTGACATATTCCCTTCAGGCGACAGTCCATTTTTACTTGAATACCTATAACAATGACACAGATTTACAAAATGCTGTTGATCTAGTTGATGATAACTGTTGTGGTCCAAGTTTTACAGGAAACGCTCTGAGTAAAGTTCGTCAAGACGTCTTTCTGTCGTACAACGGTGCAAGAGATAACACCGTCGTGGATCGTTTTGTGATTTTATTGACAGATGGGCTATCGTCGGATCCGACGGATGTAATGCAGGAAGCCATTTATCTAAAAGCCAACGgcgtgaaaatatataccatcggTAGTGGAATGTCTGTTCTTCATGAGAAGTTGCTGGAGATATCGTCATTTAAAGACCATGTGTTTCCAATGGCAACAGAAGATTCTCTACACACTCTACTCAAATATACCATGTTCGGTTGTGAGA GTTGTTCAACAAACGTGTCAGATGTTGCAGTATTGATGGATGTGTCAGCTAATATAAAACCTAAAGAGTTTGACACCCAACTCAAAGCTGCCATACATTTGCTGGGGATTAATGACGTCGGACTAAATGCCACTCAGTTTAGTTACTCCACGTTCACGAATACAATGCACAGCATCTACAGCTTTGATAAATACAGTGAGCGAGTTGATCTTATTGCAGAGGTTAGTAAGAAAACAAAGCATGTATTTTCTACAAACGGTGACGTCGCAAACGCCCTGGGTGACTTGTACCAAAATGGATTTTCTTCCTCAAAAGGGTCAAGGTCGGAAGCTAGACAGATTGTAGTTTTGATCACTTCTGGACAACTTGGTGATATGGAACAAGTTAAAGCGGAAGCAAAGCGACTGAAAGACTCTGGAAAGATAATTATAACGATAGGTACCGGATTGAGCGCAAACATGACAAATTTACTAGAAATCTCTTCCGATCCTGCCTTTACTTACATTATAGGGGATGACGTTTATACCGACTTCGATGTTCTTGACTCGCTGAAGACTACGTTTGTATATGACTACTGTTCAAATGTTTGA